The following are encoded together in the Thermodesulfobacteriota bacterium genome:
- the nusG gene encoding transcription termination/antitermination protein NusG, whose amino-acid sequence MAHKWYIVHTYSGYEQKAKAALEERIKSLHQEDLFSEVLLPTEKVVEMVKGERKTSLRKFFPGYILVCMELTDETWHTVKNTPKITGFVGGTERPTPLSDEEAGKIVNQMKEGALKPKPKYLFEKGDEVRVIDGPFTNFNGVVDEVKPEKGKIRVLVSIFGRATPVELDFVQVSKI is encoded by the coding sequence ATGGCACATAAGTGGTATATAGTACATACTTATTCGGGATATGAACAAAAAGCTAAGGCGGCTTTGGAGGAGCGCATTAAGTCTTTACACCAGGAAGATCTCTTTTCTGAGGTTCTTCTCCCAACAGAAAAGGTTGTAGAAATGGTTAAGGGAGAACGAAAGACCTCCTTGCGCAAATTTTTCCCGGGATACATACTGGTGTGTATGGAACTAACCGATGAGACGTGGCATACCGTTAAAAATACTCCAAAGATTACAGGGTTTGTCGGTGGAACAGAGAGACCAACACCGCTTTCAGATGAAGAGGCAGGAAAAATTGTTAACCAGATGAAGGAGGGGGCTTTAAAACCGAAGCCCAAGTACCTTTTTGAAAAAGGTGATGAGGTTCGGGTCATTGATGGTCCTTTTACCAACTTCAATGGTGTAGTGGATGAGGTTAAACCGGAAAAGGGTAAGATTCGAGTCCTGGTCAGTATATTTGGACGGGCGACCCCGGTTGAGCTGGATTTTGTCCAGGTCTCTAAAATTTGA
- the rplK gene encoding 50S ribosomal protein L11, with protein MAKKVIANIKLQVPAGQANPSPPIGPALGQHGVNIMEFCKAFNAKTQGQEGMIIPVVITVYADRSFSFITKTPPAAVLLKKAAQIAKGSSQPNKEKVGKVSHSQIEEIAKLKMPDLNAVDLAGAVNTIEGTARSMGIEVV; from the coding sequence ATGGCCAAAAAAGTTATTGCAAATATAAAGCTTCAGGTGCCGGCCGGGCAGGCTAACCCTTCGCCCCCTATCGGCCCGGCTTTAGGACAGCACGGTGTTAATATCATGGAATTTTGCAAGGCGTTTAATGCAAAAACCCAGGGACAGGAAGGGATGATTATCCCTGTAGTTATAACGGTCTATGCCGACCGGTCCTTTAGTTTTATCACCAAGACTCCGCCTGCAGCGGTTCTTCTAAAGAAAGCGGCGCAGATAGCCAAGGGTTCAAGCCAACCGAATAAAGAAAAGGTAGGCAAGGTATCCCATAGTCAGATTGAGGAGATTGCCAAACTTAAGATGCCGGATCTTAATGCGGTTGATCTGGCGGGCGCCGTAAATACCATTGAGGGTACAGCCAGGAGTATGGGTATTGAAGTTGTATAG